The following proteins come from a genomic window of Phoenix dactylifera cultivar Barhee BC4 unplaced genomic scaffold, palm_55x_up_171113_PBpolish2nd_filt_p 000311F, whole genome shotgun sequence:
- the LOC103719717 gene encoding L-type lectin-domain containing receptor kinase SIT2-like has translation MSTSDAEFELLNKKIPILLHMERKLSLLLMVCLLTGISATTYDEFTYNGFQRSELYLDGVAEITPNGLLRLTNATRNQQGHGFHKVPLHLKNTSDGNVYTFSTCFVFAVLPEYSDVGGDGLALVLSPTRGLPGALPKQYLGLFNSTNNGNSSNHVLAIELDTVYNREFGDIDSNHVGIDINGLRSKDAAPASYFTEKIGKFNNLSLTSEEPMQVWIDYSNPEKQLNVTISPISVPKPSRPLLSSSINLSSVILDTMYTGFSSSPGSILTSHYVLGWSFKMNGQAPALNMSSLPSLPLKKHRSKLTSLIVWLSLGVVVFITITASSIAYIIRRKARYAEVLEEWELENRTHRFSYKELFKATKGFPEKNLLGVGGFGRVYKGELPTSKTEIAVKRISHDSKQGTREFVGEIASSSELRHRNLVHLLGYSRRKGEVLLVYEFMPNGSLDKRLYDANMPTTLSWSQRLKIIRGVASGLLYLHEDWEQIVVHRDIKASNVLLDSEMNGKLGDFGLSKLYDHGSDPQITHVVGTFGYIAPELTKTGRATTSTDVFAFGVFILEVVCGRRPIMQQESLDLHLVDWVRRSWRNGVIPEVIDARLGGDYHLGEVEMILKIGLLCSNPVPAARPTMRQVMQFLDGHLSLPQVPNDGRGITISSPELAEELEESEVSLVNCSIHRQRANPLEGF, from the coding sequence ATGTCTACCTCCGACGCCGAGTTTGAATTGCTCAACAAGAAAATCCCCATTCTTCTCCATATGGAGCGAAAACTATCCTTACTTTTGATGGTATGTCTGCTTACAGGAATCTCAGCAACCACATATGACGAATTCACATACAATGGATTCCAAAGGAGTGAGTTGTACCTTGATGGCGTAGCAGAGATCACACCCAATGGCCTTCTGAGATTAACCAACGCTACAAGGAACCAGCAAGGACATGGATTCCACAAAGTGCCACTGCATTTGAAGAACACCTCAGATGGTAATGTTTACACTTTCTCTACTTGCTTTGTTTTTGCAGTACTCCCCGAATATTCAGATGTGGGTGGCGATGGACTTGCACTTGTGCTCTCTCCAACCAGGGGGCTCCCTGGAGCTCTGCCCAAACAATACCTTGGTCTCTTCAACTCTACCAATAATGGCAATTCATCAAATCATGTCCTTGCTATTGAGCTAGACACCGTCTACAATAGGGAGTTTGGAGATATTGACAGCAACCATGTCGGAATTGATATCAATGGATTGAGGTCGAAAGACGCCGCGCCAGCATCTTATTTCACTGAGAAAATTGGCAAGTTTAACAACCTCAGCCTTACAAGCGAGGAACCAATGCAGGTATGGATAGATTATAGCAATCCAGAGAAGCAGCTAAATGTCACAATATCCCCCATCAGTGTGCCCAAACCAAGCCGTCCGTTGTTGTCTTCTTCCATTAATCTCTCCTCAGTAATATTAGACACCATGTATACtggcttctcttcttctccaggCTCCATTCTAACATCCCATTATGTTCTGGGTTGGAGCTTTAAGATGAATGGGCAAGCGCCTGCCCTCAACATgtccagccttccttcacttcctttgaAAAAGCATAGAAGCAAGCTAACGTCTTTGATAGTTTGGCTGTCCTTAGGAGTAGTGGTGTTCATAACTATAACCGCGTCCAGTATTGCTTACATAATAAGAAGAAAGGCAAGATATGCTGAAGTTCTTGAAGAGTGGGAGCTAGAAAATAGAACTCATAGATTCTCATATAAAGAACTATTCAAGGCTACCAAAGGCTTTCCCGAGAAAAATCTTTTGGGAGTTGGCGGTTTTGGAAGAGTTTACAAAGGCGAGCTGCCGACCTCTAAAACTGAAATTGCAGTGAAGAGGATTTCTCATGATTCTAAGCAAGGAACGAGGGAGTTTGTTGGGGAGATTGCGAGTAGCAGTGAGCTCCGTCACCGCAATTTGGTCCACCTTCTTGGCTATAGCCGTAGGAAAGGGGAAGTCCTTTTGGTCTATGAGTTCATGCCCAACGGAAGTCTAGACAAGCGCCTCTATGATGCAAACATGCCAACGACACTTAGCTGGAGTCAGCGACTGAAAATTATCAGAGGTGTGGCTTCAGGTTTGCTCTACCTGCATGAAGATTGGGAGCAGATTGTTGTACACAGAGATATAAAAGCAAGCAATGTCTTGCTGGACAGTGAAATGAATGGAAAGTTGGGAGACTTTGGACTATCAAAATTGTATGATCATGGTAGCGATCCCCAGATCACTCATGTAGTGGGAACTTTTGGTTATATAGCTCCAGAGCTCACTAAAACGGGCAGGGCAACTACGAGCACTGATGTCTTTGCCTTTGGGGTTTTCATACTTGAGGTTGTCTGTGGAAGGAGGCCAATAATGCAACAAGAATCACTGGATCTTCATTTGGTGGACTGGGTGAGGAGGAGTTGGAGGAATGGAGTAATTCCAGAGGTTATAGATGCAAGACTGGGGGGTGATTACCATCTGGGGGAAGTGGAAATGATCTTAAAGATTGGATTGCTTTGTTCAAATCCTGTGCCTGCAGCAAGACCAACCATGCGCCAGGTGATGCAGTTCTTGGATGGCCATCTTTCTCTGCCGCAAGTACCCAACGATGGGAGGGGCATCACTATTTCATCACCAGAGCTTGCTGAAGAATTAGAAGAATCAGAAGTTTCACTTGTAAACTGTTCCATCCACCGACAAAGAGCCAATCCTCTTGAaggtttttga